One genomic window of Notamacropus eugenii isolate mMacEug1 chromosome 6, mMacEug1.pri_v2, whole genome shotgun sequence includes the following:
- the MIS12 gene encoding protein MIS12 homolog, which produces MSINPMLYETQFFGFTPQTCMLRIYIAFQDYLFEVMVAVEKVILKKASSLPGCNLSDVQVRGSTETFLRFMRGRFNRLFVKMEQVLLQLVLNIPPNILLPEDRSHEKYPQSQEDFHLLQQQVEQLQLRYKAELGAKYALLAELEVQKVVQARLKKTLHWFDGLGEAHGPLGLGEMMAFLIQHSGRLRNLTEDVTQKSRKITMQ; this is translated from the coding sequence ATGTCCATCAACCCAATGCTGTACGAAACCCAGTTTTTTGGATTCACACCCCAGACGTGCATGCTCAGGATCTACATAGCCTTCCAGGACTACCTGTTTGAGGTGATGGTGGCTGTGGAAAAGGTCATCTTGAAGAAGGCCAGCAGCCTTCCTGGCTGCAATCTGAGTGACGTCCAGGTCCGTGGCAGCACGGAGACCTTCCTGCGATTCATGAGGGGGCGCTTTAACCGCCTCTTTGTCAAGATGGAGCAAGTGCTACTGCAGCTGGTACTGAACATTCCCCCAAACATCCTCCTCCCTGAAGATAGGAGCCATGAGAAGTACCCCCAGAGCCAGGAGGACTTCCACCTTCTCCAGCAGCAAGTGGAGCAGCTGCAACTTCGGTACAAGGCAGAACTTGGAGCCAAGTATGCTCTTCTGGCAGAGCTTGAGGTCCAGAAGGTGGTGCAGGCCCGATTGAAAAAGACTTTGCACTGGTTTGATGGGCTGGGAGAGGCCCACGGGCCCCTTGGCCTTGGGGAGATGATGGCCTTCCTGATCCAACACTCAGGCCGGCTTCGAAACCTCACAGAGGACGTGACACAGAAAAGCAGGAAGATAACGATGCAGTAA
- the DERL2 gene encoding derlin-2 isoform X1: MAYQSLRLEYLQIPPVSRAYTTACVLTTAAVQLELITPFQLYFNPELIFRHFQIWRLITNFLFFGPVGFNFLFNMIFLYRYCRMLEEGSFRGRTADFVFMFLFGGLLMTLFGLFVSLVFLGQAFTIMLVYVWSRRNPYVRMNFFGLLNFQAPFLPWVLMGFSLLLGNSIIVDLLGIAVGHIYFFLEDVFPNQPGGARILKTPAILKAIFDTPDDDPNYNPLPEERPGGFAWGEGQRLGG, encoded by the exons ATGGCGTACCAGAGCCTGAGGCTGGAGTACCTGCAGATCCCGCCTGTGAGCCGCGCGTACACCACGGCCTGCGTGCTCACCACGGCCGCCGTG cAACTGGAGCTGATCACGCCCTTCCAGCTCTACTTCAACCCCGAGCTCATCTTCCGGCACTTCCAG atatggagaTTAATCACCAATTTCTTGTTCTTTGGACCAGTTGGattcaattttttatttaatatgattttctt ATACCGCTACTGCCGAATGCTAGAAGAAGGCTCTTTCCGAGGCCGCACAGCAGACTTTGTGTTTATGTTCCTTTTTGGGGGCCTCTTAATGACT CTTTTCGGTTTGTTTGTCAGCTTAGTTTTCTTAGGGCAGGCCTTCACCATCATGCTTGTCTATGTGTGGAGCCGAAGGAATCCATATGTCCGCATGAACTTCTTTGGCCTTCTCAACTTCCAGGCCCCCTTTCTGCCCTGGGTCCTTATGGGCTTTTCCTTGTTACTGGGCAACTCCATCATTGTGGACCTCCTGG GAATTGCAGTTGGacacatatattttttcttggaagaCGTATTTCCTAATCAGCCAGGGGGAGCAAGAATTCTGAAAACACCTGCTATTTT GAAGGCAATTTTTGATACGCCGGATGATGATCCCAATTACAACCCCTTACCTGAAGAACGACCAGGAGGCTTCGCATGGGGGGAAGGCCAGCGCCTTGGAGGCTAG
- the DERL2 gene encoding derlin-2 isoform X2, protein MAYQSLRLEYLQIPPVSRAYTTACVLTTAAVQLELITPFQLYFNPELIFRHFQELQLDTYIFSWKTYFLISQGEQEF, encoded by the exons ATGGCGTACCAGAGCCTGAGGCTGGAGTACCTGCAGATCCCGCCTGTGAGCCGCGCGTACACCACGGCCTGCGTGCTCACCACGGCCGCCGTG cAACTGGAGCTGATCACGCCCTTCCAGCTCTACTTCAACCCCGAGCTCATCTTCCGGCACTTCCAG GAATTGCAGTTGGacacatatattttttcttggaagaCGTATTTCCTAATCAGCCAGGGGGAGCAAGAATTCTGA
- the LOC140512454 gene encoding uncharacterized protein, which yields METVQPDFRDPSEHAHLALPFLSDAAQITRVSFAHAHLSSLSPPASRGRPTRPRASPMSTAHSTLRRRASSGPRARRGSRGPQARPGSAWPEEGRAPPALRSNSRERSAPAQGAGPRNAPTPGLLFMICNLRCFTACTFINYRKQKGDMRDSSLQLHEPQKLYMQQQGHDCEVKHASLGTQLGRISPKRMREMKKAHQSGGCMDLEPKPPAPRVCPPSSGELQLAHRASRRRSAYIPVHRQVVTQARLRHCQWEL from the exons ATGGAG ACGGTCCAGCCAGACTTCAGAGATCCCAGTGAGCATGCGCACCTAGCCCTCCCTTTCTTAAGCGACGCAGCCCAGATTACACGTGTCTCGTTCGCGCATGCGCACCTCTCTTCCCTCAGCCCTCCTGCCAGCAGGGGGCGCCCCACCCGCCCCCGGGCCTCACCAATGAGCACGGCGCACTCGACGCTCCGCAGGCGGGCGAGCAGCGGCCCGCGTGCC CGCCGCGGTTCCCGGGGACCCCAGGCCAGGCCCGGAAGCGCTTGGCCGGAGGAGGGCCGCGCTCCTCCGGCATTGCGGAGCAACTCGCGGGAACGTAGTGCGCCTGCGCAGGGGGCCGGCCCCCGAAATGCTCCTAC ACCAGGACTGCTCTTCATGATATGCAACCTCAGATGCTTTACTGCTTGCACCTTcataaattacagaaaacaaaaggGGGATATGCGGGACTCCAGCCTGCAGCTTCATGAGCCGCAAAAGTTGTATATGCAACAGCAGGGACATGACTGTGAGGTCAAGCATGCCTCCTTGGGAACCCAGCTGGGCAGAATATCCCCTAA GAGGATGAGGGAGATGAAGAAAGCCCACCAGAGTGGGGGCTGCATGGACCTAGAGCCCAAGCCCCCAGCTCCCAGGGTGTGCCCCCCCAGTAGTGGGGAGCTTCAGTTGGCACATCGAGCATCCAGGAGGAGATCAGCCTACATACCCGTGCACAGGCAAGTAGTCACCCAGGCACGGCTAAGGCACTGCCAGTGGGAGCTCTAG
- the DHX33 gene encoding ATP-dependent RNA helicase DHX33 isoform X1, translating to MPEERGPPPAKRFRAWPGVPGNRGAMLPGGRRPPLGAEALERQRRSLPIFTARGPLLARLRSVECAVLIGETGSGKTTQIPQYLYEAGLGRQGIIAVTQPRRVAAISLAARVSDEKRTELGKLVGYTVRFDDVTSEDTRILFLTDGMLLREAMADVLLRKYSFVILDEAHERTIHTDVLLGVVKAAQRRRKELRKPLLRVLVMSATMDVDLFSQYFNGAPVLYVEGRQHPIQVYYTKQPQSDYLHAALVSIFQIHQEAPSSQDILVFLTGQEEIEALCKACRDIARHLPEGCPPLLVLPLYASLPSSQQLRVFQGAPKGSRKVIISTNIAETSITITGIKHVIDTGMVKAKRYNPESGLEVLAVQRISKTQAWQRTGRAGREDSGACYRLYTEDEFEKFDKMTIPEIQRCNLASVILQLLALRVPNVLTFDFMSKPSADHLQAALEQLELLGALQRKKDELLVLTPTGRKMAAFPLEPKFAKTILLSPKFHCTEEILTIVSLLSVDSVLYNPPSRRDEVQSIRKKFVSSEGDHLTLLNVYRAFRNVGGNKEWCRENFVNSKNMMLVAEVRAQLRDICTKMSMPIESSRADTGNIRRCLAHGLFMNTAELQSDGTYVTVDTRQPVSIHPSSVLFHCKPACVTYNELLSTNKCYMRDLCVVDTDWLYDAAPEYFRRKMRAARS from the exons ATGCCGGAGGAGCGCGGCCCTCCTCCGGCCAAGCGCTTCCGGGCCTGGCCTGGGGTCCCCGGGAACCGCGGCGCTATGCTGCCCGGGGGCCGCCGGCCTCCACTGGGAGCCGAGGCCTTGGAACGTCAGCGCCGCAGTCTGCCCATCTTTACGGCACGCGGGCCGCTGCTCGCCCGCCTGCGGAGCGTCGAGTGCGCCGTGCTCATTG GGGAGACTGGCTCAGGGAAGACAACGCAGATCCCGCAGTACCTTTATGAGGCAGGCCTGGGCCGCCAAGGCATCATCGCTGTGACGCAGCCTCGCCGAGTTGCTGCCATCTCCCTGGCTGCCAGAGTCTCAGATGAAAAGAGGACGGAACTAGGCAAGCTG GTGGGCTACACTGTCCGCTTTGATGATGTCACTTCTGAGGACACCAGAATCCTATTTCTCACGGATGGGATGCTGCTCCGGGAAGCCATGGCTGACGTTCTGCTGCGAAAGTATAGCTTTGTCATTTTGGACGAGGCCCATGAGCGTACCATCCACACGGATGTCCTCTTGGGTGTGGTGAAAGCTGCCCAGCGCCGGCGGAAGGAGCTGAGGAAGCCTCTGCTCAGA GTCCTTGTCATGTCGGCCACCATGGATGtggacctcttttcccagtaCTTCAATGGTGCCCCTGTGCTCTACGTGGAAGGTCGGCAGCACCCCATTCAGGTTTACTACACCAAACAGCCCCAGAGTGATTACCTCCACGCTGCACTGGTGTCCATCTTCCAGATTCACCAG GAAGCACCTTCTTCTCAGGACATCCTGGTGTTCCTCACGGGTCAGGAGGAGATCGAGGCTCTTTGCAAGGCCTGCCGTGACATTGCCCGGCACCTGCCCGAGGGCTGCCCGCCCCTGCTGGTGCTGCCGCTGTACGcctccctccccagctcccaGCAACTCAGGGTCTTCCAGGGGGCCCCCAAG GGTTCTCGGAAAGTGATCATTTCAACCAACATCGCAGAAACATCCATCACCATCACGGGCATAAAGCATGTGATTGACACAGGCATGGTCAAGGCCAAGAGGTATAATCCTG AGAGTGGCCTTGAGGTGTTGGCTGTCCAGCGCATATCAAAGACCCAAGCTTGGCAGCGAACTGGTCGAGCCGGCCGCGAGGACAGCGGGGCTTGTTACCGCCTCTACACAGAGGATGAGTTTGAGAAATTTGATAAGATGACGATCCCAGAGATCCAGAG GTGTAACCTGGCCAGTGTCATCCTGCAGCTCTTGGCCTTGCGCGTGCCCAACGTTCTCACTTTTGATTTCATGTCTAAACCATCTGCTG ATCATCTCCAGGCAGCTCTGGAGCAGCTGGAGCTTCTGGGGGCCCTCCAGCGGAAGAAGGACGAGCTGCTGGTGCTGACCCCGACTGGAAGGAAGATGGCAGCCTTCCCCTTGGAGCCAAAGTTTGCCAAA ACCATCCTTCTCTCCCCCAAATTCCACTGCACAGAAGAGATACTGACCATTGTTTCCCTGCTGTCTGTGGACAGTGTCctgtacaaccctccctcccGGCGCGATGAGGTGCAGAGCATCAGAAAGAAGTTTGTCTCCAGCGAGGGGGACCACTTGACCCTGCTCAACGTGTACAGAGCCTTCAGAAACGTTGGCGGGAACAAG GAATGGTGCAGAGAGAATTTTGTCAACAGCAAGAACATGATGCTGGTGGCAGAAGTCCGAGCCCAGCTCCGGGACATCTGTACCAAG ATGTCGATGCCAATCGAATCTTCACGGGCAGACACGGGGAACATTCGTCGATGCCTGGCGCATGGCCTTTTCATGAACACTGCCGAGCTTCAGTCTGATGGGACCTATGTAACCGTGGATACCCGCCAACCAGTATCCATCCACCCGTCCTCTGTGCTGTTCCATTGCAAACCAGCCTGCGTCACCTACAATGAGCTGCTGTCCACCAATAAGTGCTACATGAGGGACCTCTGCGTGGTCGATACAGACTGGCTCTATGATGCTGCGCCTGAGTACTTCCGCAGAAAGATGCGGGCCGCCCGCAGCTAA
- the DHX33 gene encoding ATP-dependent RNA helicase DHX33 isoform X2, translating to MLLREAMADVLLRKYSFVILDEAHERTIHTDVLLGVVKAAQRRRKELRKPLLRVLVMSATMDVDLFSQYFNGAPVLYVEGRQHPIQVYYTKQPQSDYLHAALVSIFQIHQEAPSSQDILVFLTGQEEIEALCKACRDIARHLPEGCPPLLVLPLYASLPSSQQLRVFQGAPKGSRKVIISTNIAETSITITGIKHVIDTGMVKAKRYNPESGLEVLAVQRISKTQAWQRTGRAGREDSGACYRLYTEDEFEKFDKMTIPEIQRCNLASVILQLLALRVPNVLTFDFMSKPSADHLQAALEQLELLGALQRKKDELLVLTPTGRKMAAFPLEPKFAKTILLSPKFHCTEEILTIVSLLSVDSVLYNPPSRRDEVQSIRKKFVSSEGDHLTLLNVYRAFRNVGGNKEWCRENFVNSKNMMLVAEVRAQLRDICTKMSMPIESSRADTGNIRRCLAHGLFMNTAELQSDGTYVTVDTRQPVSIHPSSVLFHCKPACVTYNELLSTNKCYMRDLCVVDTDWLYDAAPEYFRRKMRAARS from the exons ATGCTGCTCCGGGAAGCCATGGCTGACGTTCTGCTGCGAAAGTATAGCTTTGTCATTTTGGACGAGGCCCATGAGCGTACCATCCACACGGATGTCCTCTTGGGTGTGGTGAAAGCTGCCCAGCGCCGGCGGAAGGAGCTGAGGAAGCCTCTGCTCAGA GTCCTTGTCATGTCGGCCACCATGGATGtggacctcttttcccagtaCTTCAATGGTGCCCCTGTGCTCTACGTGGAAGGTCGGCAGCACCCCATTCAGGTTTACTACACCAAACAGCCCCAGAGTGATTACCTCCACGCTGCACTGGTGTCCATCTTCCAGATTCACCAG GAAGCACCTTCTTCTCAGGACATCCTGGTGTTCCTCACGGGTCAGGAGGAGATCGAGGCTCTTTGCAAGGCCTGCCGTGACATTGCCCGGCACCTGCCCGAGGGCTGCCCGCCCCTGCTGGTGCTGCCGCTGTACGcctccctccccagctcccaGCAACTCAGGGTCTTCCAGGGGGCCCCCAAG GGTTCTCGGAAAGTGATCATTTCAACCAACATCGCAGAAACATCCATCACCATCACGGGCATAAAGCATGTGATTGACACAGGCATGGTCAAGGCCAAGAGGTATAATCCTG AGAGTGGCCTTGAGGTGTTGGCTGTCCAGCGCATATCAAAGACCCAAGCTTGGCAGCGAACTGGTCGAGCCGGCCGCGAGGACAGCGGGGCTTGTTACCGCCTCTACACAGAGGATGAGTTTGAGAAATTTGATAAGATGACGATCCCAGAGATCCAGAG GTGTAACCTGGCCAGTGTCATCCTGCAGCTCTTGGCCTTGCGCGTGCCCAACGTTCTCACTTTTGATTTCATGTCTAAACCATCTGCTG ATCATCTCCAGGCAGCTCTGGAGCAGCTGGAGCTTCTGGGGGCCCTCCAGCGGAAGAAGGACGAGCTGCTGGTGCTGACCCCGACTGGAAGGAAGATGGCAGCCTTCCCCTTGGAGCCAAAGTTTGCCAAA ACCATCCTTCTCTCCCCCAAATTCCACTGCACAGAAGAGATACTGACCATTGTTTCCCTGCTGTCTGTGGACAGTGTCctgtacaaccctccctcccGGCGCGATGAGGTGCAGAGCATCAGAAAGAAGTTTGTCTCCAGCGAGGGGGACCACTTGACCCTGCTCAACGTGTACAGAGCCTTCAGAAACGTTGGCGGGAACAAG GAATGGTGCAGAGAGAATTTTGTCAACAGCAAGAACATGATGCTGGTGGCAGAAGTCCGAGCCCAGCTCCGGGACATCTGTACCAAG ATGTCGATGCCAATCGAATCTTCACGGGCAGACACGGGGAACATTCGTCGATGCCTGGCGCATGGCCTTTTCATGAACACTGCCGAGCTTCAGTCTGATGGGACCTATGTAACCGTGGATACCCGCCAACCAGTATCCATCCACCCGTCCTCTGTGCTGTTCCATTGCAAACCAGCCTGCGTCACCTACAATGAGCTGCTGTCCACCAATAAGTGCTACATGAGGGACCTCTGCGTGGTCGATACAGACTGGCTCTATGATGCTGCGCCTGAGTACTTCCGCAGAAAGATGCGGGCCGCCCGCAGCTAA